The genomic window GCCGCTGGCCCCCGCCGGAGCATCGCTCGTCGCCTGCCACCGGGCGGCGGAGCTCGCCGACTCGCTGCGGCCGGCCGGGCCGCACGGGGCGGGCGCCGCACCCGAACACACCCTCTCGGTCCCTGAGGAGAAGCGTTGACCAGCGACCCCGGCATGCTGCTGCAGGCGAGCGGCCTGCGCAAGACCTACCCGGCCGGCGGGAAGACGGTCGTGGCGGTCGACGGCCTCTCCTTCGCGCTGCGCCCCGGCGGGGCGCTGGGCATCGTGGGCGAGTCCGGCTCCGGCAAGACCACCACCGCGCGGATGCTGGTCGGCCTGGAGCACCCCGACCAGGGGCAGATCCTGGTCCAGGGCACCCCGCTCGCCGCCCGGACCCGCGGCCGGGCGGCACGGCTGGCACGGGCCAAGGCCGTCCAGATCGTCTTCCAGGACCCCTACCTCTCGCTGGACGCCCGCCTCAGCATCGGCGCCACCCTGGACGGGGTGCTGCGGCTGCACGCCGCACCGTCCGGCGGCGATCGGGCGGCAGCGGCCGCCCAGCGGGCGGCACGGGTCCGGGAACTGCTGGCGCAGGTCGGGCTCGGCGACCGCGAGGCGGCCGCGCTGCCCCGCCAGCTCTCCGGCGGGCAGCGCCAACGCGCCGCCATCGCCCGGGCGCTGGCCGTGGAGCCCGCCGTCCTGGTGCTCGACGAGGCGGTCTCGGCGCTGGACGTCTCGGTGCAGGCCCAGGTCCTCAACCTGCTCCGCGACATCCGCCGCGACACCGGCATCGGGCTGGTCTTCGTCAGCCACGACCTGGCGGTCATCCGC from Kitasatospora sp. NBC_01287 includes these protein-coding regions:
- a CDS encoding ABC transporter ATP-binding protein, producing MLLQASGLRKTYPAGGKTVVAVDGLSFALRPGGALGIVGESGSGKTTTARMLVGLEHPDQGQILVQGTPLAARTRGRAARLARAKAVQIVFQDPYLSLDARLSIGATLDGVLRLHAAPSGGDRAAAAAQRAARVRELLAQVGLGDREAAALPRQLSGGQRQRAAIARALAVEPAVLVLDEAVSALDVSVQAQVLNLLRDIRRDTGIGLVFVSHDLAVIRYVCDEALVMYRGRTVEQRGVAELLTAPRHPYTRLLLASVPHPGWDPAAIGARRRELAESEPAG